The Candidatus Bathyarchaeota archaeon region TAGCAACCAACTTTCCGAGTATACATAAGAGAAGGAAAGAGGCCGCTGAGCAGCAGCGTGGTTTTCAACATTATTTTGGTATCTGAAAATGTATCGTTCCATATTCAACATGAAGTAAAAAAAGAAAAAGGTTGATTTTAGTTTGGATGACGAGTTAGGTGTGGACGAATAATGAGTCATCTAATGTTGGGTTTATGGAGATGTCGTAGATTCTGACTGTGGTTGTGCCGTCGGTGTAGGTGTAGTCGCCTGTTCCAGCCCAAGATGCTAAAGAGGTAGTGTAGCCTTTCCAAAGGTTGTCCCAGATGCTCCACTGGGAAGCGTAGTAGTCAGAGATGTCAACCCACTCTTTGTCGTATGTCCAGGCTTTTTTTGTGGCTCCGTTAAAGATGTATATGTAATCTCCATCAGCATCTGTGTACTCTATGCGCATCGAAAAGTTGTCTGTGCCGATGCTTTTACCCATGTAAGTGTAGGTTCCCTTTACCTGGCCGTTTTCGGTGAGTCTAACTTTGAATTGTAACGAGTTGGCTCCAGATACGCCTGTGGTTGTCGTTCCAGTAGCAGAAGGGGAAACTGATGCGGAAGTGCCAGGAGTCTGCGTGGGAGTCGTTGAATCTGCGGGCGGTGCAGCGGGGTTTTGTGACATGTACCAATATGCGGCAACTGCAGCTACAACTATAACTGCAACTAAAACTGCCACGATTAGCATTTTTGAGAGCGCTTGTTTGTTGGTTTTTAGGTTTTTCATGTTGTTTCCTCGAGGGTTTGTGTATTTTGCGGTTTAGGTAAATTAAACTTTTGTTAACCCCTCGTTGACTAAAGACGAACTGGCTGAAATATGATCTTTTGAGCACAAAAAATAGTATGTTGGCTCATCGTTTGGCCTTTAAAAAGGTGGGTCTATTCTCCGTCGAACAACAAATCAGCCGTTTCAGGGCTTTTTTGTTTTTTAAGAAACCTTAATGTTGCGTCATTGTGTATTGTCTGTTGGTGGATGTTGTGTACAAGAAAATTTTGGTTCCAGTGGATGGTTCTGATTCTTCATTTAGGGCTCTGCAGGAAGCGTTTAAACTGGCAAAAAACCTGGACTCCGAAGTTACGCTCATTAATGTCTACTCTGCGGGAAGCTCTGTGATTATGAGTTCCACGCAGGAGATTCTGCGAGATTTAGCCCTAAAAGAAGCTCACTCAGCGTTGAACCGCGCCAAAGAAGCAGCGAAAGCCGAGGGCGTTGCGGTTAAGGAGTTGCTGCTTGAGGGGGATACAGTCGACCAAATCGTAAAGACTGCTCAAGATGGAAGTTTTGACTTGATTGTTATGGGTGCAAGGGGATTAAACCCTGTGGCTGAGTTGGTTTTAGGCAGCACAAGTCATGGTGTGATAAAAAAGGCGCCGTGTCCAGTGTTAATTACTCGGTAAGTTCATCTGGTTGCATACACGAAAGCGACAGGTTGTATGCATACATGTTTATTTTAAGACAAGTTTTGATTTAGTTTTGTATTTTTATTACGTTAAAACGCGTGTTTTTTAAAGCAATATTTATAACGAAAGCTCAATATTCAAACAACTCAAATAGTTCCATTCAGGCGCTGAGAAAATCGGCTTAACAATGCGCTGGGTGACTGTATAGATGCCGTTTAAAAAAACAAAAAGTGACGCGGCAGATGCTTTAGTGTTAGAATGGGTTTTGCAAGTCAAAAACTACAAACTACACCTTGACCGTAAACGCTGCGCAGGCTGCCAAATATGCACCTTAGCTTGCCCAAGACAAGCCATAACCACCCAAAAACAACCCAAACAAAACGGCGAACCCACCAAAAAAGTCAAAGTAGACATAGACCTAGAAAAATGCAACTTCTGCGGCATATGCGACGTCACCTGCCCATACGGCGCTGTGAAAGTAATCCAAAACGGCAGCCACGACTTGGCAGTTTTAACCAAAGAAAGCTACCCCCAACTAATCCGCGACATAAACGTGGACACCCGCCGATGCGACAAAGAATGCACTTCCTGTGAGACCGCTTGTCCGCTTGGGTTGATTAAAATCTCAAAAGTCGGCTACGACGGCAAACCCGTTCTCGACTTCACAGGCCTTACACCGTTGGCTAAAAAACGCATCCAAGTTAATATTGATATCCAAAAAGAGTATTGCCCAACATGCCGCGCATGCGAATTCAGATGCAGCCCTGGCGCAATTAAAGTCAAGAAGTGTTTCGAGGGCAAATTAGCGGTGGATACCGACAAG contains the following coding sequences:
- a CDS encoding 4Fe-4S dicluster domain-containing protein, coding for MPFKKTKSDAADALVLEWVLQVKNYKLHLDRKRCAGCQICTLACPRQAITTQKQPKQNGEPTKKVKVDIDLEKCNFCGICDVTCPYGAVKVIQNGSHDLAVLTKESYPQLIRDINVDTRRCDKECTSCETACPLGLIKISKVGYDGKPVLDFTGLTPLAKKRIQVNIDIQKEYCPTCRACEFRCSPGAIKVKKCFEGKLAVDTDKCPPNCRECVDVCPITGTLTVGDDQKVVADEQTCTFCGACKNVCPKPEALTVHRTKVFHTPVHSGAWNKTLERITSPSDAVKEFKAQAAKTRRKLVLHRFEVEEMKKK
- a CDS encoding universal stress protein → MYKKILVPVDGSDSSFRALQEAFKLAKNLDSEVTLINVYSAGSSVIMSSTQEILRDLALKEAHSALNRAKEAAKAEGVAVKELLLEGDTVDQIVKTAQDGSFDLIVMGARGLNPVAELVLGSTSHGVIKKAPCPVLITR